From Polaromonas hydrogenivorans, one genomic window encodes:
- a CDS encoding VOC family protein yields MLQKFPIYAYIPASDVSRAREFYEGKLGFVAKQETAGGVVYECGAHTACFLYPTPNAGTSQASQAFWTVDDVDREVTELKARGVVFEDYDMLGEKSASGAITAGGAKAAWFKDTEGNIMALVQSL; encoded by the coding sequence ATGTTGCAGAAATTTCCGATATACGCCTACATCCCGGCCAGCGACGTTTCCCGTGCTAGGGAGTTCTATGAAGGCAAGCTGGGCTTTGTGGCCAAGCAGGAGACAGCCGGTGGCGTGGTCTACGAGTGTGGCGCACACACGGCTTGCTTCTTGTACCCAACGCCGAACGCTGGAACGTCCCAGGCCAGCCAGGCGTTCTGGACGGTCGATGACGTCGACCGCGAAGTGACCGAACTCAAGGCGCGCGGCGTGGTGTTCGAGGACTACGACATGCTTGGTGAGAAAAGCGCAAGCGGCGCCATTACTGCGGGTGGCGCGAAGGCCGCATGGTTCAAGGACACCGAGGGAAACATCATGGCGCTGGTGCAGAGCCTTTGA
- a CDS encoding cystathionine gamma-synthase, with protein MTSTQARQAMRFSTKAIHAGQPPDPGTGAIMTPVYLSSTFVQQAPGRHKGYDYARTANPTRSALEANLAALEDGAYGLAFASGLAAESTVLQSLSSGDHVVCGQDLYGGTYRLMTRVFERFGIQTSFVDATSLDAIGAALRPQTRLIWLETPSNPMLTVCDIAAIAELAHEHQARLAVDNTFASPYLQQPLRLGADIVIHSTTKYLGGHSDVIGGALVVKDEALYQELKFLQNAVGAVPGPLDCFLVLRGIKTLPVRMRQHCDNALQLAQHLAAHSEVRQVSYPGLESSPHHALASRQMRAYGGMISLELQGGVERNIRFTTQTRLFALAESLGGVESLVGLPTVMTHAAIPPAQRQQAGLPDALVRLSVGLEDIEDLIDDVDRAIEASRYSDGENRQKNQATSASAP; from the coding sequence TTGACTTCAACTCAAGCGAGGCAAGCCATGCGCTTTTCCACCAAAGCCATTCACGCCGGCCAGCCGCCGGACCCCGGCACCGGCGCGATCATGACGCCGGTGTACCTGAGCTCGACCTTCGTGCAGCAAGCGCCCGGTCGCCACAAGGGCTACGACTACGCGCGCACCGCCAACCCCACGCGCAGCGCGCTGGAGGCCAACCTGGCGGCGCTGGAAGACGGCGCTTACGGCCTGGCTTTCGCCAGCGGCCTGGCGGCGGAGTCCACCGTGCTGCAATCGCTCAGCAGCGGCGACCATGTGGTGTGCGGTCAGGACCTGTACGGCGGCACCTACCGGCTGATGACGCGCGTGTTCGAGCGCTTCGGCATCCAGACCAGCTTTGTCGACGCGACGTCGCTCGACGCCATCGGCGCCGCGCTGCGCCCGCAAACCCGGCTGATCTGGCTGGAAACCCCGAGCAACCCGATGCTCACCGTGTGCGACATTGCCGCCATCGCCGAACTCGCGCACGAACACCAGGCCAGGCTCGCGGTCGACAACACCTTCGCCTCGCCCTACCTGCAGCAGCCGCTGCGGCTCGGTGCGGACATCGTCATCCACAGCACCACCAAGTACCTGGGCGGCCACTCGGATGTGATCGGCGGCGCGCTTGTGGTCAAGGATGAAGCGCTGTACCAGGAGCTCAAATTCCTGCAAAACGCAGTGGGTGCGGTGCCGGGTCCGCTCGACTGCTTCCTCGTGCTGCGCGGCATCAAGACCTTGCCGGTGCGCATGCGTCAGCATTGCGACAACGCGCTGCAACTGGCGCAGCACCTGGCAGCCCACTCCGAGGTCAGGCAGGTTAGCTATCCCGGCCTGGAGTCCAGCCCCCATCACGCGCTCGCCAGCCGGCAGATGCGCGCCTACGGCGGAATGATCTCGCTGGAACTGCAAGGCGGGGTGGAGCGCAACATCCGTTTCACGACCCAGACCCGGCTGTTCGCGCTGGCCGAGAGCCTGGGCGGCGTCGAGTCCCTGGTCGGCCTGCCCACGGTGATGACGCACGCCGCTATCCCGCCCGCGCAGCGCCAGCAGGCTGGGTTGCCCGACGCGCTGGTGCGCCTGTCGGTCGGCCTGGAAGACATCGAAGACCTGATCGACGACGTGGACCGGGCGATCGAAGCCTCGCGCTACAGCGACGGGGAAAACCGCCAGAAAAATCAGGCCACCAGCGCCAGCGCCCCGTAG
- a CDS encoding PLP-dependent cysteine synthase family protein, whose protein sequence is MRYESILDAIGHTPLVRLNQLSRHLPCAIYAKLEFLNPGGSVKDRIGLYMIQQAERRGEIGPGATIVECTSGNTGMGLALFAAGRGYKTVFTIADKQSSEKIDMLRAMGAQVVVCPTDVPPDDPRGYIQVARQLAQDLPGAFLCNQYDNPDNTLAHYASTGPEIWNDTGGLVTHFVCGMGTCGTISGTGRYLKEQNAMVRVIGVDPQGSIFHDLFHRGVAVPPHVYKLEGIGEDFIPKALDWSVIDDVIQVSDKDSFVMARQLARAEGLFAGGSSGAAMLAALQVASTLGPNDQVVVLLPDGGRQYLGKLYNDDWMREHGYLETSPDAAPPASGQS, encoded by the coding sequence ATGAGATATGAGAGCATCCTGGACGCGATCGGCCACACACCGCTGGTGCGCCTGAACCAACTCAGCCGGCACCTGCCTTGCGCCATCTACGCCAAGCTGGAATTCCTGAACCCGGGCGGTTCGGTGAAAGACCGCATCGGCCTGTACATGATCCAGCAGGCCGAGCGGCGCGGCGAGATCGGCCCCGGCGCCACCATCGTGGAATGCACCTCGGGCAACACCGGCATGGGCCTGGCGCTGTTCGCCGCCGGGCGCGGTTACAAGACGGTGTTCACCATCGCCGACAAGCAGTCCAGCGAGAAGATCGACATGCTGCGGGCCATGGGGGCGCAAGTCGTCGTCTGCCCCACCGACGTGCCACCGGACGATCCGCGGGGATACATCCAGGTGGCGCGGCAGTTGGCGCAGGACCTACCCGGCGCCTTCCTGTGCAATCAATACGACAACCCGGACAACACGCTGGCGCATTACGCGAGCACCGGCCCTGAAATCTGGAACGACACCGGGGGCCTGGTCACCCATTTCGTCTGCGGCATGGGCACCTGCGGCACCATCAGCGGCACCGGCCGCTACCTGAAGGAACAAAACGCCATGGTCCGGGTGATCGGCGTCGATCCGCAGGGCTCGATCTTTCATGACCTGTTCCACCGCGGGGTGGCAGTGCCGCCGCATGTCTACAAGCTCGAAGGCATAGGCGAAGACTTCATCCCCAAGGCGCTGGACTGGAGCGTGATTGACGATGTGATCCAGGTCAGCGACAAGGACAGCTTTGTGATGGCGCGGCAGCTCGCCCGCGCCGAGGGCCTGTTCGCCGGCGGCTCCTCGGGCGCCGCGATGCTGGCGGCGCTGCAGGTGGCTTCAACGCTGGGCCCGAACGACCAGGTGGTGGTGCTGCTGCCCGACGGCGGCCGCCAATACCTGGGCAAGCTCTACAACGACGACTGGATGCGGGAGCATGGTTACCTGGAGACCTCGCCCGACGCGGCACCACCGGCCAGCGGCCAGTCGTAG
- a CDS encoding DEAD/DEAH box helicase, with amino-acid sequence MLTPDTVSSYINFNGADAAWTYRAEDESMAARQAEGVAYLWNTLAKNEVALLADEVGMGKTYQALGVIAMLWKTKPDAKILIMAPNQDICRHWMREYKAFLLHHYRERDHVVRNGADGGPVNAMALCRNLRILVKEVKRDWGRVFLTTTHSLSGLLGDNPGGDLAAKAAAAARTLRGELKGQLGPDGFDLIIVDEAHALRKSQGKTQRAHAARAFFGKGDDPLGQKVLLLTATPSHSGLHDVANILDYFQDVNREDSAQTLLRRYALRRLRLMEGQRGAHHNKFFYRHELAMPARFKDDANGELFFAMYQKKLVTELKLGEAGRRPMYGYLEGFESAGSDLPGTAIAKDDGEGDAEEARHDDFRQAQDTQLLRTLSQRYHEVFKQFPPHPKYSALVERIVNRRLFEPSDAALHLDKHLVFVRRIPSVRELTQRTNRAYDDVFLPKILEALGLAPDDGLALKWKDANWSRAGFAQLCAQLQNGSGSDEDDESAELAGQDGDDPVEDADASLNSKVANLFVVKKDLKAAARDVPRTDCSNVRTRFRKPESLFALFMEPASDYKIGTYASYRKGKGDLKDNYVTPAREQRFRRFNQVLRQATMGGDGDADTLAYDLPADTAWGLMYPHLNAAERDKLARWEAQDMGILENFGNYLNAGFLFASPVMIELYCWFKCFARETRAAGAGNVQRRYAEFVRYASARMADSLMLRYFRDALASFDTLCGKITDHGLGDWKKDWRTLTGLQDPAWYASGQSGNRQRLILGFNSPFFPNVLIATSVFQEGVNLHLQCRQVHHYGIAWTPGDNEQRVGRVDRLFGCVNQQLRQGAEGSLRIGYPYLEGSFDEDQVASFIQKKLAVEQQMDQCIHGEFDRTIDVDVDARAVDWKASLRQPHANTNSDPYPAKFDFASCTWDASPVFTMRDGRSLRDELKARIALALEGHDLYQPEPGDKHGNALFLADPALARASGTRRQPILISKGFSARFSALAGQTAYYLTFQTPLATRANLEQVGYQALCAAFNTLEATYPLVKLALNPDEPHSWFYVHMKADLPVLIRHGVIDMLATEEILMVFQQLRDCSDQLEQSVFGTHQDLRRNDLSISATLKALPATALAGRQRPRREYALATGEGRWQTMLPQSVQTRCLMMTLPRAEFQTRFPLIKREKGISDERRLDEHLMYLNHRHPFLKFARHPTGISTSLPFPMADAQQHEISLLENWFDAVATGDQPG; translated from the coding sequence ATGCTGACACCGGATACGGTCTCAAGCTACATCAATTTCAACGGGGCCGATGCGGCCTGGACCTACCGGGCCGAGGACGAGTCGATGGCGGCGCGCCAGGCCGAGGGCGTCGCCTATCTGTGGAACACGCTGGCCAAGAATGAGGTAGCGCTATTGGCCGACGAAGTCGGCATGGGCAAGACCTATCAGGCGCTCGGCGTGATCGCCATGCTGTGGAAGACCAAGCCGGACGCCAAGATCCTGATCATGGCTCCGAATCAGGATATCTGCCGGCACTGGATGCGGGAGTACAAAGCCTTCTTGCTGCACCACTACCGCGAACGGGACCACGTGGTGCGCAACGGCGCCGATGGCGGACCGGTCAATGCAATGGCACTGTGTCGAAATCTGCGCATCTTGGTAAAGGAAGTTAAACGGGATTGGGGGCGGGTGTTTCTGACCACCACCCATTCGCTCAGCGGATTGCTCGGCGATAACCCAGGCGGCGACCTTGCCGCCAAGGCGGCTGCGGCGGCACGCACGCTGCGCGGCGAGCTCAAGGGCCAACTTGGCCCGGACGGCTTCGACCTGATCATCGTTGACGAGGCGCACGCCTTGCGCAAGTCGCAAGGCAAGACGCAGCGCGCGCATGCTGCGCGGGCATTCTTCGGCAAGGGGGACGATCCGCTCGGCCAGAAAGTCCTGCTGCTGACCGCCACGCCGAGCCATTCGGGCTTGCATGATGTCGCCAACATCCTCGATTATTTCCAGGACGTCAACCGGGAAGACTCGGCGCAGACCTTGTTGCGGCGCTACGCGCTGCGCCGCCTGCGCCTGATGGAAGGCCAGCGCGGCGCCCATCACAACAAGTTTTTCTATCGGCATGAACTGGCCATGCCGGCACGTTTTAAGGACGACGCGAACGGCGAGCTGTTCTTTGCCATGTACCAGAAGAAGCTGGTGACCGAGCTCAAGCTGGGCGAAGCGGGGCGGCGGCCCATGTACGGCTACCTGGAAGGGTTCGAGTCGGCCGGCTCCGACTTGCCCGGCACCGCGATCGCCAAGGACGATGGCGAGGGCGATGCCGAGGAAGCGCGACACGACGATTTCCGCCAAGCGCAGGATACGCAATTGCTTCGCACCCTGTCGCAGCGCTACCACGAGGTATTCAAGCAGTTTCCGCCCCATCCCAAGTACAGCGCGCTGGTCGAGCGGATCGTCAACCGGCGCCTGTTCGAGCCATCCGACGCGGCTTTGCATCTGGACAAGCACCTGGTGTTCGTGCGCCGCATTCCCTCGGTCCGCGAGCTGACCCAGCGCACCAACCGGGCTTATGACGATGTCTTTCTTCCCAAGATCCTCGAAGCGCTGGGGCTGGCGCCGGACGATGGGCTTGCGCTCAAATGGAAAGATGCCAACTGGAGCCGTGCCGGCTTCGCGCAACTGTGCGCGCAATTGCAGAACGGCAGCGGCAGCGACGAGGATGACGAGAGCGCCGAGTTGGCCGGCCAGGATGGCGACGACCCAGTCGAGGACGCAGATGCCAGCCTGAATTCGAAAGTCGCCAACCTGTTCGTGGTCAAGAAGGACCTGAAGGCCGCTGCCCGGGATGTGCCGCGCACCGACTGCTCGAACGTGCGCACGCGCTTTCGCAAGCCAGAGTCGCTGTTCGCCCTGTTCATGGAGCCGGCGTCGGACTACAAAATCGGTACCTATGCCAGTTACCGCAAGGGAAAAGGCGACCTCAAAGATAACTACGTGACGCCAGCCCGGGAGCAGCGCTTCAGGCGCTTCAACCAGGTGCTACGCCAAGCCACCATGGGAGGCGATGGCGACGCCGACACCCTCGCCTACGACCTGCCTGCCGACACTGCGTGGGGCCTGATGTATCCCCACCTCAATGCGGCGGAGCGGGACAAGCTGGCCCGATGGGAAGCTCAGGACATGGGCATTCTGGAAAACTTTGGCAACTATCTGAATGCCGGCTTCCTGTTCGCCAGTCCGGTGATGATCGAACTGTACTGCTGGTTCAAATGCTTCGCCCGTGAAACGCGCGCGGCGGGCGCTGGCAATGTCCAGCGCCGCTATGCCGAGTTTGTGCGCTACGCCAGTGCGCGCATGGCCGACTCGCTGATGCTGCGTTATTTTCGCGACGCGCTCGCCAGCTTCGACACCTTGTGCGGGAAGATTACCGATCACGGCTTGGGCGACTGGAAGAAAGATTGGCGCACCCTGACCGGACTGCAGGATCCGGCTTGGTATGCCAGCGGCCAATCGGGCAATCGCCAGCGCCTGATCCTGGGGTTCAACAGCCCCTTCTTTCCGAACGTATTGATTGCCACCTCGGTGTTCCAGGAAGGCGTCAACCTGCATCTGCAGTGCCGCCAGGTGCATCACTACGGCATCGCATGGACGCCGGGCGACAACGAACAGCGCGTCGGACGGGTGGACCGTCTGTTCGGCTGCGTCAATCAGCAACTGCGTCAGGGTGCGGAAGGGAGTCTCAGGATTGGCTATCCCTACCTGGAAGGCTCGTTCGACGAGGACCAAGTCGCGTCGTTCATCCAGAAAAAACTGGCGGTCGAGCAGCAAATGGACCAATGCATCCACGGTGAATTCGACCGTACGATCGACGTCGACGTCGACGCCAGGGCAGTGGACTGGAAGGCATCGCTGCGCCAGCCGCATGCGAACACGAATTCGGATCCTTATCCGGCCAAATTCGACTTCGCTTCCTGCACATGGGATGCATCCCCAGTCTTTACGATGAGGGACGGACGCTCATTACGCGACGAACTCAAGGCCCGCATAGCGCTTGCGCTCGAAGGGCATGACCTGTATCAGCCTGAGCCCGGAGACAAGCACGGCAACGCGCTGTTTCTGGCCGATCCGGCCTTGGCGCGCGCATCCGGAACGCGGCGCCAGCCCATCCTGATCAGCAAGGGGTTTTCCGCGCGCTTTTCCGCCTTGGCCGGGCAAACCGCGTATTACCTGACGTTCCAGACACCACTCGCGACGCGGGCAAACCTGGAGCAAGTAGGCTACCAGGCATTGTGCGCGGCCTTCAACACGCTCGAAGCGACGTATCCCTTGGTGAAACTCGCTCTTAATCCCGACGAGCCTCATAGCTGGTTCTATGTGCATATGAAGGCCGATTTGCCCGTCCTGATCCGCCATGGCGTCATCGACATGCTCGCTACCGAAGAGATCTTGATGGTCTTCCAGCAGTTGCGTGACTGCTCTGACCAGCTGGAGCAGAGCGTTTTTGGTACGCATCAAGACCTGCGCAGAAACGACCTGTCGATCAGCGCAACATTGAAAGCGCTCCCCGCCACGGCCCTAGCGGGCAGGCAGCGGCCGCGCCGAGAGTATGCGCTGGCCACTGGCGAAGGACGCTGGCAAACCATGCTGCCCCAGTCGGTGCAAACGCGCTGCCTGATGATGACCCTGCCGCGAGCTGAGTTCCAGACCCGGTTTCCTCTCATCAAACGAGAAAAGGGGATCAGCGACGAGCGGCGGCTGGACGAGCACTTGATGTACTTAAACCACCGCCACCCCTTCTTGAAGTTTGCACGTCATCCAACGGGCATCAGCACGTCGCTTCCGTTTCCAATGGCCGATGCGCAGCAGCACGAGATCAGCTTGCTTGAAAACTGGTTTGATGCGGTTGCTACTGGCGATCAGCCAGGCTAA
- a CDS encoding cupin domain-containing protein: protein MEREEFGHILAAEGFEQAVTVTREPDGFLVMHTHPFEAKALILSGELRIKTALAEQTYQAGQVFHLLAGEPHAERYGPEGVAYLVGRK from the coding sequence ATGGAACGCGAAGAATTTGGCCACATCCTGGCCGCAGAAGGATTTGAGCAAGCGGTGACGGTGACGCGGGAGCCCGATGGGTTCCTGGTCATGCACACGCATCCGTTCGAAGCGAAAGCGCTCATCCTCAGCGGTGAATTGCGGATAAAAACCGCACTTGCCGAGCAGACCTATCAGGCTGGCCAGGTGTTCCATCTGCTCGCGGGCGAGCCGCACGCCGAGCGCTATGGGCCAGAAGGCGTTGCGTACCTTGTCGGCAGAAAATGA
- a CDS encoding protein-tyrosine phosphatase family protein: MPFRPVALPPDVPGTLWLCAMPGRMQPWAAFVTEAKRARLSQLVCLTSREELAELSPAYHAAVVQGSLAWRWLNLPMGNFGLPDNEPAFRHGIAQIAAALRHGEVVLMHCAAGMGRTGTAAACVLKALGLSAPEALQRIRDAGSNPQNALQSGMVEWF, encoded by the coding sequence ATGCCTTTTCGCCCCGTCGCCCTTCCCCCGGATGTGCCTGGCACGCTGTGGCTCTGCGCCATGCCCGGGCGCATGCAACCCTGGGCCGCGTTTGTGACTGAGGCCAAGCGGGCCAGGCTGAGCCAATTGGTCTGCCTCACGTCGCGCGAGGAACTGGCCGAGTTGTCACCCGCCTACCATGCGGCGGTGGTGCAAGGCAGCCTGGCCTGGCGCTGGCTGAATCTGCCCATGGGCAATTTCGGCCTGCCCGACAATGAACCGGCTTTTCGCCATGGCATAGCGCAGATTGCAGCGGCCCTGCGGCATGGCGAGGTGGTGCTGATGCATTGCGCAGCGGGCATGGGCCGCACCGGCACGGCAGCGGCCTGCGTGCTCAAGGCCCTGGGCCTGAGCGCACCGGAGGCGCTGCAGCGCATCCGCGATGCGGGCTCCAACCCGCAGAACGCCCTGCAGTCGGGCATGGTGGAGTGGTTCTAG
- a CDS encoding H-NS histone family protein yields the protein MTQASTLQQQIQEAEAIVNELRKKLDEERKGERMQAIASAKELIKTHGLTAADLGFLGKGSSVKRPANDKRGVVAAKYQDHESGKTWTGRGKSPAWLAAQLAAGYTKDDFLIKS from the coding sequence ATGACCCAAGCATCCACACTGCAGCAACAAATCCAGGAAGCCGAAGCCATCGTCAATGAATTGCGCAAAAAGCTCGATGAAGAGCGAAAAGGCGAACGCATGCAGGCCATCGCTTCGGCCAAGGAACTCATCAAAACCCACGGGTTGACTGCTGCAGATTTAGGCTTTTTAGGCAAAGGCTCATCCGTCAAGCGCCCTGCCAATGACAAACGCGGTGTGGTCGCGGCCAAATACCAGGACCATGAAAGCGGAAAAACCTGGACAGGACGAGGTAAATCGCCTGCCTGGCTGGCGGCTCAACTGGCAGCAGGCTACACAAAAGATGACTTTCTGATTAAAAGTTAA